One part of the Oryzias melastigma strain HK-1 linkage group LG21, ASM292280v2, whole genome shotgun sequence genome encodes these proteins:
- the rpl24 gene encoding 60S ribosomal protein L24, which yields MKVELCSFSGYKIYPGHGRRYARIDGKVFQFLNAKCESAFLAKRNPRQINWTVLYRRKHKKGQSEEVTKKRTRRAVKFQRAITGASLAEIMAKRNQKPEVRKAQREQAIRAAKEAKKAKQAAKKPATAAAKTSAKAAQKPKIAKPMKVSAPRVGGKR from the exons ATGAA GGTTGAATTGTGCAGTTTCAGCGGGTATAAGATTTACCCCGGCCATGGCCGCCGGTACGCTAGGATAGACGGAAAG GTGTTTCAATTTCTGAATGCGAAATGCGAGTCCGCCTTCCTGGCGAAAAGGAACCCCAGACAGATCAACTGGACCGTGCTGTACAGACGTAAGCACAAGAAGGGCCAGTCT GAAGAAGTGACTAAGAAGCGCACCCGCCGCGCAGTGAAGTTCCAGAGGGCCATCACTGGCGCCTCCCTGGCTGAGATTATGGCGAAGAGAAACCAGAAACCAGAGGTCCGCAAAGCCCAAAGGGAGCAGGCCATCAG AGCTGCCAAGGAGGCCAAGAAGGCGAAGCAGGCAGCTAAGAAACCTGCCACTGCAGCTGCAAAG ACGTCTGCTAAGGCTGCACAGAAACCCAAGATCGCCAAGCCCATGAAAGTCAGCGCACCCCGTGTTGGTGGAAAACGCTAA